The segment AACACACGCACGTACACACACTCACGCAACACAGGGACACGCACCCGAACGCACTTTAGTCGCCTTGGCAACTGTGCAACAAGCGAGACACTTTGCGCACCTTCTTACCGCGATCCTACGTCCTACGTGCCGGAAACCTAACCTAACGGACGGTCGCGCGTCATAATGCGCGCTTTTTGTCGCCACAATTCTTTACGCACTGAGAAAACTGCGTCGTACACCGCAATCGCGATTTAACTCACGATCGCGCCTTCGTGCGCGTTCCACGGACAAGGACATGTACAGCGGCCTTGAGCCTCGCGACATCTGGAAATAGCAGGTGCGTGATGCGTGACTCCGTAGAGCCGCCAACGAGAGCTCGCTGAATCGAgaagcgcgcgcgcgaattTTGATCTCCACTAAATGAATAACTAAATTATTCAACAAATAGGTCCGAAgcactaaataataaaatgttaggAATAGGAATTAactattcaattaaatattataaatatttaatatttaattcctaatatttttctattgtgCATTGGACCTTAAGTTCTATATTACCTTTACATGTAACTCAATAATctaatttgaaaagaattgaagcaagaaatataaactttttaggAAATgtcacatatttatacattttttctataatttctaaattacaattatataatatttaaaaattacaaaaactttatatttttataaaatttttttattcatgagCCAGGTGTAGAATCGttagtgtaataaattatattatcatactgtatcaattgttttaaatatgaggcaaaaaaatatatggcactgttaatatatgtatgtatgtacacaattgtatatacacatattgtatgtacataaattaaataaaaaatattgaaaagtaaatattatttcaaacatttcTAATACATACAACAAATAAGCAAACGTCATACGAACAACTGAAACATCATTATTCTGATCCATGTATTTTTACATCCGTAATCcaagagattaaattaatgCATGTCTCTtgctctaaataaatataacctATAACTAGCCCTTCAAAAATACCTAGAAGTACTCCAACAAGTACATCCAATATATGATGTCTTCTCAATAATAATCTAGACATACATACAGAGAAGGACCATGCCAGTAAAGGTGGTGCGCATATCAAAGATATGGACCATAGAtagaagaagaaatatataataaacgtagCACGAGATGCATGTCCAGATGGAAAGGAATATTTATCAGGACCTATACTAAATGTGTCATCATTAGAGGTTGGCCGTCTTCTTCTTGTGATTGCCTTTATCACACCAACCAAAATAATGTCAAGCAACAAtcctgaaataatatttttcgtttttatatacatatatattgtacaaattttaaGCAATAGGAGAATATTACTtacctattaaaaaatttacttgcaTTTGATACAAACTTGTGCTATTCAGAACCCAAATTAATACGAGAGAAGTTGCTAACCAAGGTATACCATGACATGATATCTATAAGAAacagtaattaaaatagatataattaaggATATTTACTTAACAacaattgattattaaaagtataaataatattatgcatacctctaataatttataatgtacttTCAACTGTTTTAAAGGTAAGAATTTTTCTGCTAACTTGACAAACTCGTCTGTCAAATAGGCATCTACTGCCAATACTTTCCTCAATAGTATTGGAATTTGTCTTTTCTCGGactaaaaagtataaaatattgtggttaattatatttctttataaataattatatatattcacaataaaaaataaatacaaattcactgattaaaatcaatattgtcATCTCaacaacataatttataataaaatgtgcatgttattacatttaaatattaataaatggtaatcacagtaaaaaatattaacacaaaaaataatcaagTGGAAATAATGagcaaaaaattaacaaattaccATTTCCATATTGCTTCTCTTTGCTATTACGATAGCTGCtaagatgataaaaaatatcaaaaaattgttatcacaaacaaattatattatttacaacgaTAACAAGATAATGTGTAAGTTAAATAACCACAAAAAGAAGAGCGTATTCAACATATCAGCTGAAAGCTCTGAGATCACAACTAATAATGAGTTGTAAAGtaaacacatatttatatgtgcgtatgttgtatatatattgtacgaaACAATATCTTAACTGTTCAACAGATGGCGCATACTGACATATTACTTCGTTTTTTCATTCTGTCACGTCTTTTATCAGTTTTTACTTTGCCGACAAAAGTAGAAACAGCTGATTACAGTCGGACTTTTTATCCTAccaccctcttatgctacgaacctcttatcctacgacaaaaaatcctctcatgctacgaccgcgaaaagcgaattatacccccactctcaaatttttgtcgtaggatcagatgTTTAAGGAGAAGATttcgaaaatgtcgtaggataagaggtccgactgtattaaacaataatatttgtgttaaattaatattttgctgtAAACGGACAAAATCCAGTATTAAGcgcattataaaagaatatcaattatgttttcacacattttctatattttttaaaaatataaatacatatattgcatagagaaaagaaagataaagacggtgtgaaa is part of the Anoplolepis gracilipes chromosome 2, ASM4749672v1, whole genome shotgun sequence genome and harbors:
- the LOC140675569 gene encoding polyisoprenoid diphosphate/phosphate phosphohydrolase PLPP6 is translated as MEMSEKRQIPILLRKVLAVDAYLTDEFVKLAEKFLPLKQLKVHYKLLEISCHGIPWLATSLVLIWVLNSTSLYQMQVNFLIGLLLDIILVGVIKAITRRRRPTSNDDTFSIGPDKYSFPSGHASRATFIIYFFFYLWSISLICAPPLLAWSFSVCMSRLLLRRHHILDVLVGVLLGIFEGLVIGYIYLEQETCINLISWITDVKIHGSE